One Heterodontus francisci isolate sHetFra1 chromosome 3, sHetFra1.hap1, whole genome shotgun sequence DNA window includes the following coding sequences:
- the LOC137353683 gene encoding galactosylgalactosylxylosylprotein 3-beta-glucuronosyltransferase 2-like: MKSAAFTRFSLLLLWVLIVIILMYSNMGRPSVWSPLFSFSNHGLARVEPLSNHSITTIYAITPTYSRPVQKAELTRLANTFRQLQHFHWILVEDSPFRSRLVSELLASSGIASYTHLHVQTPQADKGPWKSRGTEQRNEGLRWIRMNSTLRHSGVIFFADDDNTYSLQLFQEFD, translated from the exons ATGAAATCTGCTGCCTTCACTCGTTTCTCCCTCCTGCTGCTCTGGGTCCTGATCGTTATCATCCTGATGTACAGTAATATGGGAAGACCTTCCGTGTGGAGCCCTCTGTTTTCATTCAGCAATCATGGACTGGCCCGGGTGGAGCCACTCTCCAACCACTCCATCACCACCATCTATGCCATCACACCGACTTACAGCAGACCGGTACAAAAGGCTGAGCTCACCCGGCTGGCGAACACCTTCCGCCAACTGCAGCATTTCCACTGGATCCTGGTGGAAGACTCGCCTTTCCGGAGCCGCCTGGTCAGTGAGCTGTTAGCCAGCTCGGGAATCGCTTCCTATACTCATCTCCATGTGCAGACCCCGCAGGCAGACAAGGGGCCATGGAAATCCCGAGGTACAGAGCAGAGGAACGAGGGACTGCGTTGGATCCGTATGAACAGTACCCTCCGCCACTCCGGAGTCATCTTCTTCGCTGATGATGATAACACTTACAGTCTGCAACTCTTCCAGGAG TTCGATTGA